In one Neobacillus sp. CF12 genomic region, the following are encoded:
- a CDS encoding PfkB family carbohydrate kinase: protein MPEKMNEKEQIILDLIRKNPYVSQQELAEILGLSRPSIANLISGLIKKGNILGRAYILSETQPVICIGGANIDRKFHVKEKAQLGTSNPIYTTQNAGGVARNIAENLGRLGMEVSLISTSGLDSDWSFIAESSSLYMNLDTVTQFPEKSTGSYTAVLDVNGELIIALADMEVYEAITPDLLLKNDSLLSRSKCIIVDLNCPKETIQFLCQFAKNHHLPIVLIPVSSPKMSRLPDDLDGVTWLITNRDESETYFNIAIGNEEEWKNAIDKWLSLGISNVVITNGKKGSMVGNKEEGIFHVPSIEVKEVVDVTGAGDAFSSAVIYSWLEGKTLNEIAKAGSMNASKTLQSPYTVRQELSAVQLQKDMEELL from the coding sequence ATGCCTGAAAAAATGAATGAAAAAGAACAAATAATTTTGGATTTAATACGTAAGAATCCTTACGTTTCTCAACAAGAGCTCGCGGAAATATTAGGATTATCTCGTCCTTCTATCGCAAATTTGATTTCCGGTTTAATTAAAAAGGGAAATATATTAGGCAGGGCTTATATTTTAAGTGAAACTCAACCTGTTATTTGTATCGGCGGGGCAAATATAGACCGTAAATTTCATGTTAAAGAGAAAGCTCAGTTAGGAACTTCTAATCCCATATACACCACTCAAAATGCAGGCGGGGTGGCGCGAAATATTGCCGAAAACCTTGGGAGGCTTGGGATGGAAGTGTCACTAATATCCACAAGCGGGCTTGATAGCGATTGGTCATTCATTGCAGAATCATCCTCTCTTTACATGAACTTGGATACGGTGACCCAATTTCCTGAAAAATCAACAGGTTCCTATACGGCTGTATTAGATGTTAACGGAGAATTAATTATCGCGTTAGCGGATATGGAAGTGTATGAGGCAATCACACCTGACTTACTTTTAAAAAATGATTCACTTTTAAGCCGATCAAAATGTATTATCGTCGATTTAAACTGTCCAAAAGAAACCATCCAATTCTTGTGTCAATTCGCTAAAAATCATCATTTACCGATTGTTCTCATACCCGTTTCATCACCAAAGATGAGTCGATTACCCGATGATTTAGATGGTGTTACCTGGCTCATCACCAACCGAGATGAATCTGAAACTTACTTTAATATAGCAATCGGAAATGAAGAGGAATGGAAAAATGCGATTGATAAATGGCTTTCATTAGGGATTTCTAATGTGGTGATAACCAATGGAAAAAAAGGCTCAATGGTTGGGAATAAGGAAGAGGGAATCTTTCATGTTCCTTCTATTGAAGTTAAAGAAGTTGTGGATGTAACGGGAGCGGGAGATGCGTTTTCCTCCGCCGTTATTTACTCATGGTTAGAGGGTAAGACACTAAACGAAATTGCCAAGGCTGGAAGTATGAATGCTTCAAAAACATTGCAATCTCCTTATACAGTCCGGCAAGAATTATCCGCAGTTCAATTACAAAAAGACATGGAGGAATTATTATGA
- a CDS encoding amino acid permease produces METVNQVSQENQLNRSMKRRHLFMLSLGGVIGTGLFLNAGYTINQSGAGGALVGYIFGGIILYLVMVCLGELAVHMPVTGSFQTYASKFISPSAGFSLGWMYFIGSATTAGVEFTAAGILMQRWFPDVSVWIWCAVFILLLFGLNALTTRGFAEAEYWFAGIKVLAVIFFIIIGAGAIFGIIPLEGRPAPLLDNLAPSGLFPAGIAILFVTMMNVIFSYQGSELIGIAAGESEEPSKNIPRAIRNVLFRIIVFYLASIIILSAIFPSEELGLLESPFVTLMDLAGIPFAPDIMNFVILTAILSVGNSCIYASTRLLWAMAHEGMAPKVLGKLSKRKVPFTALVFTMIFSLLSLLTSFIAADTVFVLLMSVAGISVTISWIGIALSQLMFRRKYLRGGGKLEDLEYKVPFYPLIPIVCIVFCVSILIFLAFDPTQLIGLLIGLGFLAICYIFYYIKNKQNKANADSNLKG; encoded by the coding sequence ATGGAAACAGTTAATCAGGTGAGTCAGGAAAATCAATTAAACCGTTCCATGAAGCGCAGGCATTTATTTATGCTTTCATTAGGGGGAGTTATTGGAACGGGATTGTTTTTAAATGCTGGTTATACAATTAACCAGTCTGGAGCGGGCGGTGCACTTGTTGGGTATATATTTGGCGGAATCATTTTGTACCTCGTTATGGTCTGCCTAGGAGAGCTCGCCGTCCATATGCCTGTAACAGGTTCTTTTCAGACCTATGCAAGTAAATTCATTAGCCCTTCTGCCGGATTTTCTTTAGGATGGATGTACTTTATCGGGTCGGCCACTACGGCAGGTGTAGAGTTCACAGCAGCCGGTATCCTCATGCAAAGGTGGTTCCCTGATGTTTCCGTTTGGATATGGTGTGCAGTCTTTATCCTGCTATTATTCGGACTTAATGCCTTAACAACAAGAGGTTTCGCAGAGGCGGAATACTGGTTTGCTGGTATAAAGGTATTAGCTGTTATCTTCTTTATTATTATTGGTGCCGGAGCCATATTTGGAATTATTCCTCTTGAAGGCAGACCTGCCCCATTATTAGACAATCTAGCTCCATCTGGTCTATTTCCAGCCGGAATTGCGATTCTCTTTGTGACGATGATGAATGTTATTTTTTCTTACCAGGGATCTGAATTAATTGGGATTGCTGCCGGAGAGAGTGAAGAGCCCTCTAAGAATATCCCTCGTGCAATTCGCAATGTGTTATTTAGAATCATTGTCTTTTATTTGGCCTCTATTATTATCTTATCAGCAATTTTTCCATCCGAGGAACTCGGGTTACTTGAGAGCCCATTCGTTACTTTAATGGATTTGGCTGGAATTCCTTTCGCACCGGATATCATGAACTTTGTTATCCTGACAGCGATATTATCAGTGGGGAACTCTTGTATTTATGCATCCACCCGTCTTTTGTGGGCCATGGCTCATGAGGGAATGGCTCCAAAAGTGTTAGGAAAACTTTCAAAACGGAAGGTTCCCTTTACAGCTCTTGTTTTTACGATGATCTTCTCGCTATTATCACTACTGACAAGTTTTATTGCCGCAGATACGGTATTCGTTCTCTTGATGTCTGTTGCCGGTATTTCCGTGACCATTTCCTGGATTGGTATTGCCCTGTCGCAGTTAATGTTCCGACGTAAGTACCTTCGTGGGGGTGGAAAACTAGAGGATCTGGAATACAAAGTACCATTTTATCCATTAATCCCGATCGTATGTATCGTATTCTGCGTATCTATCCTAATATTCCTGGCATTTGACCCGACACAGCTAATAGGGCTCCTCATCGGACTAGGATTCCTAGCAATATGCTATATCTTCTACTACATCAAAAACAAACAAAACAAAGCAAATGCAGATTCGAATTTAAAAGGATAA
- a CDS encoding arginine deiminase family protein, whose translation MHKNLNKVILKHPKHAFISQEHLRNEWKKFNYINEPDYIKAQNEFEKFHAIIKEHVAEIEFLPVSETVGLDSIYAHDPVKFTKNGAIILKSGKKLRQPEAEAYKQFLLEKNIPIVGELTGDAMADGGDLVWLDDRTLLIGRGYRTNDEAIRQIQEMTKDMVDECIVVQLPHDQGEEECLHLMSFISIVDEDLAVVYSRLMPVFLRQLLIKRGFQLIEVPDEEYHLLGCNVLALAPRVCVMVSGNPSTKGHLLEAGATVYEYEGNEISYLGTGGPTCLTCPVVRV comes from the coding sequence ATGCACAAAAATCTTAACAAGGTTATTTTAAAACATCCTAAGCATGCTTTTATCAGTCAAGAGCATTTAAGGAATGAATGGAAAAAGTTTAACTACATCAATGAACCGGACTACATAAAGGCACAAAATGAATTTGAAAAGTTCCATGCAATTATTAAAGAACATGTTGCTGAAATTGAATTTTTACCTGTTTCAGAGACAGTTGGATTAGACTCGATTTATGCCCACGACCCTGTGAAGTTTACGAAAAATGGGGCAATTATTTTAAAATCAGGGAAAAAGCTGCGCCAGCCTGAGGCTGAGGCTTACAAACAATTTTTACTGGAAAAGAACATTCCTATAGTAGGAGAACTAACAGGGGATGCGATGGCTGATGGAGGAGACCTCGTCTGGCTCGATGACCGTACATTATTGATTGGACGCGGTTATCGGACGAATGATGAAGCCATCAGGCAGATCCAGGAAATGACAAAGGATATGGTTGACGAATGTATCGTTGTTCAATTGCCTCATGACCAGGGGGAAGAAGAATGTCTTCATCTTATGTCATTTATTAGTATTGTAGACGAAGATCTGGCAGTAGTTTATTCAAGACTCATGCCGGTATTCCTTCGGCAGCTGCTAATCAAGCGAGGCTTTCAATTAATAGAGGTACCTGATGAAGAGTACCACCTGCTTGGCTGCAATGTTCTTGCATTAGCACCAAGAGTCTGCGTAATGGTTTCGGGGAATCCGTCAACAAAGGGGCACCTGCTTGAAGCGGGAGCAACTGTCTATGAATATGAAGGAAATGAAATATCTTATTTGGGAACGGGGGGACCAACATGTCTTACATGTCCAGTAGTAAGAGTATAA
- a CDS encoding BMP family ABC transporter substrate-binding protein has protein sequence MKKRNVGMGLALVLAAGTLLGACGKSDESTAKGADSKNNFSVAMVTDIGGVDDKSFNQSSWEGLENFGNENGLQKGKDGYDYLQSNSDADYTTNLNRLVREGFDLVYAIGFLMPAAVEEIANQQKDAKFAIVDAEVKLPNVASILFKEQEAGFLAGIAAAKTTKSNHIGFIGGMEIPVVERFELGFIAGVKAAKPEVKVDVQYAGAFDKAEVGQAIASKMYSSGADVLFHASGATGVGIFKEANDRKTNDPDKDFWVIGVDRDQADMGPDVVLTSALKRVDVAVKNLATKTKEGNFPGGEVALFGLAEDGVGLAAINANAANKAEIDASVNEWVEKIKSGTVKVPETREELNTFNPQ, from the coding sequence TTGAAGAAACGTAATGTTGGAATGGGACTGGCACTTGTTCTTGCAGCAGGTACACTATTAGGAGCTTGTGGGAAAAGTGATGAGAGTACAGCCAAAGGTGCAGATAGTAAAAATAATTTCTCTGTAGCAATGGTAACTGATATCGGTGGTGTTGATGACAAATCATTTAACCAGTCTTCATGGGAAGGTCTTGAGAATTTCGGCAATGAAAATGGCTTGCAAAAAGGTAAAGATGGCTATGACTACCTTCAATCCAATTCGGATGCCGATTATACAACAAACTTAAATAGGCTCGTAAGGGAAGGATTTGACTTAGTATACGCGATTGGATTCTTAATGCCTGCAGCCGTTGAGGAGATTGCCAATCAACAAAAAGATGCTAAATTTGCTATCGTTGATGCTGAAGTAAAACTGCCAAACGTTGCAAGTATTCTCTTCAAAGAACAGGAAGCAGGATTCCTTGCTGGTATAGCAGCGGCGAAAACAACAAAGTCTAACCATATTGGTTTTATTGGCGGTATGGAAATTCCGGTTGTTGAACGGTTCGAACTTGGTTTCATAGCTGGTGTGAAAGCGGCTAAACCAGAGGTGAAAGTGGATGTTCAATATGCAGGGGCATTTGACAAGGCTGAAGTTGGACAAGCAATCGCTTCGAAAATGTATTCTTCAGGAGCAGACGTCCTCTTCCACGCATCAGGTGCAACGGGTGTCGGTATATTCAAGGAAGCCAATGATAGAAAGACGAACGATCCTGACAAAGATTTTTGGGTGATTGGTGTAGACCGTGACCAAGCTGACATGGGGCCAGATGTTGTTCTTACTTCAGCATTAAAACGAGTGGATGTAGCGGTAAAGAATCTTGCGACTAAAACAAAAGAGGGTAATTTCCCTGGTGGTGAAGTGGCATTATTCGGTTTAGCAGAAGACGGTGTTGGCTTAGCAGCTATTAATGCAAATGCCGCAAACAAAGCAGAGATTGATGCATCCGTTAATGAATGGGTTGAAAAGATTAAATCAGGTACGGTAAAAGTTCCTGAAACAAGGGAAGAATTGAACACCTTTAATCCACAATAA
- a CDS encoding hemerythrin domain-containing protein — translation MTIESSNIVLCAPLQQLMDEHVSLRKDMDHFYEITEEIEFESGLAVVQLFAKLHERVSAFAIELNAHSKREDEGLFPMMARRLNENDKTIEVMEQEHEKAEQHLQDFLTEAEQAGNSMDENAAQWITVYAVQAYATLTQHFAKEEKVLFPLAEKILSEYEKEELERLFLVR, via the coding sequence TTGACAATAGAATCTTCAAACATTGTATTATGTGCTCCCTTACAACAATTAATGGACGAGCATGTGTCGCTTAGGAAAGACATGGATCATTTCTATGAAATCACTGAAGAAATTGAATTTGAATCGGGTCTTGCTGTCGTTCAATTGTTTGCGAAATTGCATGAACGGGTATCAGCTTTCGCGATTGAGCTAAATGCACATTCCAAACGTGAGGATGAAGGGTTGTTCCCAATGATGGCTCGCCGCCTTAATGAGAATGACAAAACAATCGAAGTAATGGAACAAGAACATGAGAAGGCGGAGCAGCATCTGCAAGATTTTTTAACTGAAGCTGAACAGGCAGGAAACTCCATGGATGAAAACGCTGCGCAATGGATTACAGTATACGCTGTCCAAGCTTATGCTACCTTAACACAGCACTTCGCTAAAGAAGAAAAAGTGCTATTTCCGTTGGCAGAGAAGATCCTTTCGGAGTACGAGAAAGAGGAACTTGAACGTCTGTTTCTGGTGCGATAG
- a CDS encoding DMT family transporter yields the protein MKTWHYALLVLLGGCCYGALSTFVKLAYSAGFTSAEVTGSQFLMGTLLIWLVALFSKKKKLTMPKIGKLLISGIPLGLTSLFYYQSLQSLNASLAIIFLFQFVWIGSLFEWFFYKKKPTMGKLISIGILVIGSIFASGIIAEGSGEMSWQGTLWGMLSAITYTTFIFVSSSVEKDTPVVQKSALFTTGGMITVFILSPPTQLLHLPVLMEIAPYGFYLGLLGVVLPPLLFTIGMPYVGPGLGTILTSSELPIAVILSSLVLSEQVSASQWLGVILILGGIVVGNLKISKKKMKKYAVLEKESTT from the coding sequence ATGAAAACTTGGCATTACGCACTACTTGTTTTATTAGGGGGATGCTGTTACGGAGCATTATCAACTTTTGTAAAACTAGCTTATTCTGCTGGTTTTACCAGCGCTGAGGTAACAGGAAGTCAATTCTTAATGGGGACTCTATTAATCTGGTTAGTAGCGCTATTTTCGAAAAAGAAAAAACTTACAATGCCGAAAATAGGTAAATTACTTATTTCCGGTATCCCACTTGGTTTAACAAGTCTATTTTATTACCAATCATTGCAATCACTTAACGCTTCACTTGCCATCATCTTTCTTTTTCAATTTGTTTGGATTGGCAGCTTATTTGAATGGTTTTTTTATAAAAAGAAACCAACGATGGGGAAACTTATTTCCATAGGCATTTTGGTTATTGGTTCCATTTTCGCCTCAGGAATTATTGCAGAAGGCAGTGGGGAAATGTCATGGCAGGGAACGCTTTGGGGAATGCTTTCTGCGATCACCTATACCACTTTTATCTTTGTTAGCAGTAGTGTGGAAAAAGATACACCTGTTGTTCAAAAAAGTGCTTTATTTACTACTGGGGGTATGATTACAGTTTTCATTCTAAGCCCACCAACACAGTTGCTCCATTTACCAGTCTTAATGGAAATTGCACCGTACGGTTTTTATCTTGGATTATTAGGGGTAGTCTTACCGCCACTTTTATTTACAATCGGTATGCCTTATGTTGGACCAGGTCTTGGGACTATCTTGACGTCCTCGGAACTTCCTATAGCGGTTATATTATCGTCCCTAGTCTTATCCGAACAGGTTAGTGCTTCACAATGGCTCGGGGTGATATTAATATTGGGTGGAATTGTAGTAGGAAATTTGAAAATATCTAAAAAGAAAATGAAGAAGTATGCAGTTTTGGAAAAGGAATCAACCACTTAA
- a CDS encoding IclR family transcriptional regulator translates to MQTIDRAMQVIKVLSESDSKKWFSITDLSKECDLPVSTMHRLLQSLIKHGLIQQDPNLKLYSMGYTWLEYGLQMYDTFDFVGLIRPEMEKLMHEVEESVYFSKPIGLEAIVVERIDCPHNPIRIYDQLGIRIPMNIGAANKVMLAHMHKDEAGKIINSLIPKDERKSFLNLLNTIRQKGYGESHGERTKGTSAVAAPIFNHTNELIGALSIGYVTFNQTDEKQQLFIEKVIQTAMRISVKLGSKLNIYSEKRY, encoded by the coding sequence ATGCAAACCATTGACCGTGCTATGCAAGTAATAAAAGTCTTATCGGAAAGTGATAGTAAAAAGTGGTTTTCAATTACAGACTTATCCAAGGAATGTGACTTGCCTGTCAGTACCATGCACCGTCTGCTACAATCCTTAATAAAGCACGGATTAATTCAGCAGGACCCGAACCTCAAACTTTATTCAATGGGGTATACTTGGCTTGAATATGGTTTACAGATGTATGATACCTTTGATTTTGTCGGGCTAATCCGCCCTGAAATGGAGAAATTAATGCATGAGGTAGAAGAAAGTGTTTATTTTAGTAAGCCCATAGGCTTAGAAGCTATCGTTGTGGAAAGAATCGATTGCCCACATAACCCAATCCGGATTTATGATCAACTGGGAATCAGAATCCCAATGAATATTGGGGCAGCAAACAAAGTCATGCTGGCACATATGCATAAGGACGAAGCAGGAAAAATCATCAATAGTTTAATTCCAAAAGATGAAAGGAAGTCCTTTTTGAATCTGCTAAATACAATTCGCCAAAAAGGCTATGGAGAGAGCCATGGAGAAAGAACAAAAGGTACCTCCGCTGTCGCAGCTCCAATATTTAATCACACCAACGAATTAATCGGTGCATTAAGCATTGGTTACGTAACCTTCAACCAAACAGACGAAAAACAACAGTTATTTATCGAAAAAGTTATCCAAACCGCAATGCGCATTTCTGTAAAACTTGGGAGTAAACTTAATATTTATTCAGAAAAAAGATATTAA
- a CDS encoding DNA-3-methyladenine glycosylase, which produces MQEFLKEIIPLPQEFYEQPTLELAKALLGCLLVKETPQGMAAGYIVETEAYIGPGDRAAHSYNNRRTARTEVMFQSSGLSYTYLMHTHCLFNVVSGGEKKPEAVLIRALEPRYGIELMKSRRGIDDLKNLTNGPGKLTKSLGISMEDYGSSLTLPPLYIAKGFIRESISVGKRIGIDNSGEARDYPWRFWVTNNKYVSRHQKSEYEINISRRS; this is translated from the coding sequence TTGCAAGAATTTCTTAAAGAAATCATTCCACTACCCCAGGAATTTTATGAACAGCCCACACTTGAACTAGCAAAGGCATTGCTAGGATGTCTCCTTGTAAAAGAAACACCTCAGGGAATGGCTGCAGGATATATTGTAGAAACAGAGGCATACATAGGTCCCGGTGATAGGGCTGCACATAGCTATAATAACCGGCGGACGGCAAGGACTGAGGTTATGTTCCAAAGTTCCGGCCTTTCCTATACATATCTGATGCATACACATTGCCTTTTTAATGTGGTCAGCGGCGGTGAAAAAAAACCGGAGGCTGTTTTGATCCGCGCGTTGGAACCTCGTTACGGGATCGAACTTATGAAAAGCAGAAGAGGTATTGATGACCTGAAAAATCTAACAAACGGTCCTGGAAAACTGACTAAATCATTGGGCATTTCAATGGAAGACTATGGGAGTTCACTCACGCTCCCACCTTTATATATAGCCAAAGGGTTTATTCGGGAAAGCATATCAGTCGGAAAAAGGATTGGAATCGATAACTCCGGTGAAGCCAGAGATTATCCTTGGCGTTTCTGGGTAACGAATAATAAATACGTTTCAAGACATCAGAAATCTGAATATGAAATTAATATAAGTCGACGAAGTTGA
- a CDS encoding arginine deiminase family protein, whose translation MSYMSSSKSIKKEDKTLFNNTIVKIPSESYINGLTTSDLGRPIFEKALDQHQAYIEALKKCGTEVTILPSNIEFPDSTFVEDTAVLTPKFAVISNPGALSRNGEIHEMEPVIQSFYESIYYIKAPGTLDGGDILQIEDHFYIGISARTNHDGAVQLKTILKLEGYKSTIIELEKFFHLKTGITYLGNQTIVVAGEFIDHPEFNNYQKIVVPPEEEYAANCIRVNDYVIIPAGYPVTKQKINEAGYQTIELEMSEFRKQDGGLSCLSLRF comes from the coding sequence ATGTCTTACATGTCCAGTAGTAAGAGTATAAAAAAGGAGGATAAGACCTTGTTTAATAATACGATTGTTAAAATACCGAGTGAAAGCTATATTAATGGCTTAACCACTTCCGATTTAGGAAGACCTATTTTTGAAAAAGCATTGGATCAGCATCAAGCGTATATTGAGGCGTTAAAGAAATGTGGAACAGAGGTAACTATTCTCCCTAGTAATATCGAGTTTCCGGATTCAACTTTTGTAGAAGATACAGCGGTACTGACTCCAAAGTTTGCTGTCATCTCTAATCCAGGAGCACTTTCACGGAATGGAGAAATCCATGAAATGGAACCTGTAATCCAGTCTTTCTATGAATCTATTTATTATATTAAGGCACCGGGAACGCTTGATGGGGGAGATATCCTGCAAATTGAAGATCATTTTTATATAGGAATTTCTGCCAGAACTAACCATGATGGTGCCGTGCAATTAAAAACAATTTTAAAATTAGAAGGATACAAAAGTACTATTATTGAGTTGGAAAAATTCTTTCATTTAAAAACAGGTATTACCTATTTAGGTAATCAGACGATTGTTGTCGCAGGGGAGTTTATTGATCATCCGGAGTTTAATAACTATCAAAAAATAGTTGTTCCTCCTGAAGAAGAATACGCTGCAAATTGTATTCGTGTGAATGATTATGTCATCATACCTGCAGGTTATCCTGTAACAAAACAAAAAATTAATGAAGCAGGCTATCAAACGATTGAACTCGAGATGTCAGAGTTTCGTAAACAGGACGGGGGATTAAGCTGCTTGTCACTGCGATTTTAA
- a CDS encoding AEC family transporter has protein sequence MNQEFLYIIIIIAFGYLLKKLNILQEKDGEVISKIIFKITLPALVLVTFDSVKIETSLILLPVIVLVYGIITALLGLFFFKNEERELKGSLLMLSSGFNVGLFAFPLVYAIWGIEGLTYFSMFDVGASFVVFGISFILGSYFSAEGLTLNPLEILKKLCKSIPLMTYIIASILNFSHIQLPDTIINVASTISGANIPLSLLLLGLFLNFKFDKQFIKPMLKFLTFRYGLGLTVGLVLYFILPYDIMLRSTILIGLLLPVAASALTFAVEFRYSSTSTRFIATMSNITILVSIVILYIFANFIL, from the coding sequence ATGAATCAGGAATTTCTATATATTATTATCATCATTGCCTTCGGGTATCTATTAAAGAAGTTAAATATATTACAAGAAAAAGACGGAGAAGTGATTTCAAAAATTATTTTTAAAATCACGCTTCCCGCCTTAGTTCTTGTAACCTTCGATTCAGTAAAAATAGAAACATCTCTAATATTGTTACCCGTAATTGTCCTTGTTTATGGAATCATTACCGCATTGCTAGGCTTATTCTTTTTTAAAAATGAAGAAAGAGAGCTTAAGGGCTCTCTTCTCATGCTTTCTTCCGGATTTAATGTTGGCTTATTCGCATTTCCATTAGTTTATGCCATTTGGGGCATAGAGGGGTTAACCTATTTCAGTATGTTCGATGTGGGAGCATCGTTTGTTGTCTTTGGAATTTCTTTTATTTTAGGGAGTTATTTTTCAGCAGAAGGTCTTACTCTTAATCCATTGGAAATTCTAAAAAAACTGTGCAAGTCTATTCCGTTAATGACTTACATTATTGCTAGTATTTTGAATTTTAGCCACATCCAATTACCAGATACGATTATTAATGTTGCCAGTACAATCTCAGGAGCAAATATACCATTATCATTGTTATTATTAGGACTCTTCTTAAATTTTAAGTTTGACAAACAATTCATTAAGCCGATGTTGAAATTTTTAACTTTCCGGTATGGTTTAGGTCTTACCGTTGGTTTAGTCTTATACTTTATCCTTCCATACGATATCATGCTTCGATCTACCATTCTGATAGGATTGTTACTTCCTGTTGCAGCATCAGCCTTAACATTTGCAGTTGAATTTAGATATAGCAGCACCAGTACCCGTTTCATTGCTACTATGTCAAATATTACGATATTAGTTAGTATTGTTATTTTATATATTTTTGCGAATTTTATCCTGTAA
- a CDS encoding M20/M25/M40 family metallo-hydrolase has translation MEHLRWGTPDRLRGLLCELVSWRSMTLTEGEREFPGKVQAKLQELQYFQENPSHLGLHEADMGRRFLTGLYKGDTEETIVLLSHFDTVNTEEYGDLEEYAYQPEELTKLLLNRIDELQVDAQKDLKSGEYLFGRGTMDMKMGLAMHMGLLEKATVEKWPINLLLLTVPDEEVNSSGMRAAVTKLLELKDKHNISYKLFLNGEPVFTQEPGDRSFYVYSGSIGKIMPSALFYGKETHVGEPLSGITAPYIASFLTQRMEWNMSLQEKVNGETTPLPVTLQQKDLRLEYSTQTPYRSAALYNVFLMKRNAEEIMEIFERVAIDSAGACNQAYKEVCLKQSVEPIGEVRVLRYEDLQTHTIRKFGHQFVEEIKAQVQANPKWDDREKSLRIADSLMIECQELAPAIVLIYAPPYYPAVNSSKDDLVKSCVEFIKEKGQEKFHLPVKQVHYFNGISDLSYVNYQDEGEGWTAFKGNTPVWGSSYCIPFDAMTQLRAPVLNVGPFGKDAHKRTERLHMKSAFEEVPSLVEEMIKMISKSTCQSLNC, from the coding sequence ATGGAACATCTTAGGTGGGGAACACCGGATAGGCTGCGGGGGTTATTGTGTGAATTGGTAAGCTGGAGAAGTATGACGTTAACTGAGGGGGAGCGGGAGTTTCCTGGCAAGGTTCAAGCTAAACTTCAGGAATTGCAATATTTTCAGGAGAATCCCAGCCATTTGGGACTACATGAGGCTGATATGGGGCGGCGGTTCTTAACAGGTTTATATAAGGGAGATACAGAGGAAACGATTGTTTTACTAAGTCATTTTGATACAGTAAATACAGAAGAGTATGGGGACCTGGAGGAATATGCCTACCAGCCCGAAGAATTGACGAAATTACTATTAAATAGAATTGATGAGCTGCAAGTTGATGCACAAAAGGATCTCAAATCTGGTGAATATTTGTTTGGACGGGGCACTATGGACATGAAGATGGGGCTCGCCATGCATATGGGATTATTGGAAAAAGCAACGGTTGAGAAATGGCCGATTAATCTTCTTCTGCTGACAGTACCTGATGAAGAGGTGAATTCATCAGGAATGCGGGCAGCTGTTACGAAACTCCTGGAATTAAAAGACAAGCATAATATAAGCTATAAACTGTTCCTAAATGGAGAGCCGGTATTTACTCAGGAACCTGGAGACAGAAGCTTTTATGTTTATTCCGGGTCGATAGGAAAAATCATGCCTTCCGCGCTTTTCTATGGAAAAGAAACACATGTAGGCGAACCGCTAAGTGGCATTACTGCACCATATATTGCTTCATTTTTGACGCAGCGGATGGAGTGGAATATGAGCCTCCAGGAAAAAGTGAACGGTGAAACCACGCCGCTACCAGTTACCCTTCAGCAAAAAGACTTACGGCTTGAATATTCAACTCAAACGCCATATCGTTCTGCAGCATTGTACAACGTGTTTTTAATGAAAAGGAATGCTGAAGAAATCATGGAGATATTTGAAAGAGTTGCCATAGATTCAGCTGGGGCATGCAATCAGGCATATAAAGAGGTTTGTTTGAAACAGTCCGTGGAGCCGATTGGTGAAGTACGTGTTTTGCGTTATGAGGATTTACAAACTCATACGATTCGTAAGTTTGGCCACCAGTTTGTGGAGGAGATAAAGGCTCAAGTTCAGGCTAATCCTAAATGGGATGACCGAGAGAAATCATTGCGGATAGCTGACAGTCTGATGATAGAATGCCAGGAGCTGGCACCTGCCATTGTCTTAATCTATGCACCTCCCTATTATCCGGCGGTAAATTCTTCTAAAGATGACCTCGTTAAGAGTTGTGTCGAATTTATTAAGGAAAAAGGACAAGAAAAATTTCATTTACCTGTAAAACAGGTTCATTATTTCAATGGTATAAGTGACTTAAGCTATGTTAACTACCAGGATGAAGGGGAAGGGTGGACTGCCTTTAAAGGAAATACGCCAGTATGGGGAAGCAGTTATTGCATACCTTTTGATGCAATGACCCAGCTGCGTGCACCTGTCTTAAATGTCGGTCCTTTTGGAAAGGATGCCCATAAACGGACAGAGCGGCTGCACATGAAAAGCGCATTCGAAGAAGTTCCTTCTCTAGTTGAGGAAATGATTAAAATGATATCAAAGAGCACATGCCAATCCCTAAATTGTTGA